The Corallococcus exiguus genome has a window encoding:
- a CDS encoding ribosome maturation factor RimP, with product MEPKNIKQTVEEKAAALLDPIVANEGLELLDVEYVREREGWVLRLFIDKPGGRVGLEECSQVSRAVDPVLDVEDFIPQEYNLEVSSPGVNRPLKKPAHFERVKGQKVKVKTFGPLGDPPRKNFSGTLIGVAADAISVDVEGGGAFIIPFKDIAKAHLEFEF from the coding sequence ATGGAGCCGAAGAACATCAAACAGACGGTGGAGGAGAAGGCAGCGGCGCTGCTGGACCCCATCGTGGCGAACGAAGGCCTGGAGCTCCTGGACGTGGAGTACGTCCGCGAGCGCGAGGGCTGGGTTTTGCGGCTGTTCATCGACAAGCCCGGTGGCCGGGTGGGACTGGAAGAGTGCTCCCAGGTGTCGCGCGCGGTGGATCCGGTGCTCGACGTGGAGGACTTCATCCCCCAGGAATACAACCTGGAGGTGTCCAGCCCCGGGGTGAACCGGCCCTTGAAGAAGCCGGCGCACTTCGAACGGGTGAAGGGGCAGAAGGTCAAGGTGAAGACCTTCGGCCCGCTGGGTGACCCGCCGCGGAAGAACTTCAGCGGCACGCTCATCGGAGTGGCGGCCGACGCCATCTCCGTGGACGTGGAAGGGGGCGGTGCCTTCATCATCCCCTTCAAGGACATCGCCAAGGCCCATCTGGAGTTCGAGTTCTAG
- a CDS encoding carbon-nitrogen hydrolase family protein, which yields MHLIAAAQMVSTADKAHNLDVATRLVRQAASLGAHLVGLPENFSWMGPEPERPSAAEALDGPTLSRMAELARGTKTTLLAGSILEEGAPGGRLYNTSVLFGPDGARLAVYRKMHLFDVDVGDGATYQESAAVAPGTEVVAVDTVVGRLGMSVCYDLRFPELYRRLSKDGATLLAVPAAFTMMTGKDHWEVLLRARAIENQAYVLAPAQGGRHSAQRLTYGHAMVVDPWGLVTARASEGEGLALAPVDPELQARIRRNLPCLAHRRLD from the coding sequence ATGCACCTCATCGCCGCCGCACAGATGGTGTCCACCGCGGACAAGGCCCACAACCTGGACGTGGCCACGCGCCTCGTGCGCCAGGCTGCCTCCCTGGGTGCCCACCTGGTGGGCCTGCCGGAGAACTTCTCCTGGATGGGCCCGGAGCCCGAGCGCCCCTCCGCCGCGGAAGCCCTGGACGGCCCCACCCTGAGCCGGATGGCGGAGCTGGCCCGGGGGACCAAGACGACGCTGCTGGCCGGCTCCATCCTGGAGGAGGGAGCGCCCGGCGGCCGGCTCTACAACACCAGCGTCCTGTTCGGCCCGGACGGCGCCCGGCTGGCCGTCTACCGCAAGATGCACCTGTTCGACGTGGATGTGGGCGACGGTGCCACCTATCAGGAGTCCGCGGCGGTGGCACCGGGGACTGAGGTGGTGGCGGTGGACACGGTGGTGGGCCGGCTGGGCATGAGCGTCTGCTACGACCTGCGCTTCCCGGAGCTGTACCGGCGGCTGTCGAAGGACGGGGCGACGCTGCTCGCGGTGCCGGCGGCCTTCACGATGATGACCGGCAAGGACCACTGGGAGGTGCTGCTGCGCGCCCGGGCCATTGAAAACCAGGCGTACGTGCTGGCGCCAGCGCAGGGCGGGCGGCACTCCGCGCAGCGGCTGACGTACGGCCACGCGATGGTGGTGGACCCGTGGGGCCTGGTGACGGCGCGGGCCTCCGAGGGCGAGGGCCTGGCGCTGGCGCCGGTGGATCCGGAGCTCCAGGCACGCATCCGGCGGAATTTGCCGTGCCTGGCGCACAGGCGGTTGGACTGA
- a CDS encoding FecR family protein — MALPPGCTADEKPRGPTEAPLPPPVPRAHLRGLKGDVQIKRAVADEWSPARDELPLYENDKVRTEAGASAQVVFANGSTLHLGGDSLVGIAESKLRTDVTVLRGRVDATLEKPATQSLSVTTPSATVRAGRKIEFQ; from the coding sequence ATGGCCCTTCCTCCCGGCTGTACCGCCGATGAGAAGCCTCGTGGGCCCACCGAGGCGCCCCTGCCTCCGCCTGTTCCCCGCGCGCACCTGCGGGGGCTGAAGGGGGACGTGCAGATCAAACGCGCGGTGGCGGACGAATGGAGCCCCGCGCGCGACGAGCTGCCCCTCTACGAAAACGACAAGGTCCGCACCGAGGCCGGGGCCAGCGCCCAGGTGGTGTTCGCCAATGGCAGCACGCTGCACCTGGGGGGCGATTCCCTGGTCGGCATCGCGGAGAGCAAGTTGCGAACGGACGTCACCGTCCTGCGGGGACGGGTGGACGCCACCCTGGAGAAGCCGGCCACCCAGTCGCTGTCCGTCACCACCCCATCCGCCACGGTTCGTGCGGGCAGGAAGATTGAATTCCAATGA
- a CDS encoding peptidoglycan-binding protein LysM has protein sequence MKAALWLSAWMGLSVVPSTAPTAVGREPPDGTTLPGGSAPAGPRKAPGTEPQTALKALEMSRAAVKAAPEDARRREAESRMKEAEAHFQAARYADALHKADEAWALLNPPQPSNFTVEVDHDGGTTTVTHRQGPPVTVEAQHATRVLAKGESVRVQQGTMLPEPPGAPQLAQPADKARFTLKPADGGLLGPVTLAWASVSGATRYEVEVVAEGVEGKATPAPVRTVQAARQWTLPALPAGRYRWTVTAVSPEQGRSLPSQTRRFELAAESLELNVKVKDGWQK, from the coding sequence ATGAAGGCCGCCCTCTGGCTCAGCGCGTGGATGGGGCTGTCCGTGGTGCCGTCAACCGCACCGACCGCCGTGGGGCGAGAGCCTCCGGACGGCACGACCCTTCCCGGAGGCAGCGCTCCGGCGGGCCCTCGCAAGGCGCCCGGGACGGAGCCGCAGACGGCGCTCAAGGCGCTGGAGATGTCGCGCGCGGCGGTGAAGGCCGCGCCGGAGGATGCGCGCCGCCGTGAGGCCGAGTCCCGCATGAAGGAAGCGGAGGCGCACTTCCAGGCCGCTCGGTACGCGGACGCGCTGCACAAGGCGGACGAGGCGTGGGCGCTGCTCAACCCGCCCCAGCCGTCCAACTTCACGGTGGAGGTGGACCACGACGGCGGCACCACCACCGTCACGCACCGGCAGGGGCCTCCCGTCACCGTGGAGGCGCAGCACGCCACCCGCGTGCTGGCGAAGGGCGAGTCCGTGCGCGTGCAGCAGGGCACCATGCTGCCAGAGCCGCCCGGCGCGCCGCAGCTGGCACAGCCCGCGGACAAGGCCCGCTTCACGCTGAAGCCGGCGGATGGAGGGCTTCTGGGACCGGTGACGCTGGCGTGGGCATCCGTCTCAGGCGCCACGCGCTACGAGGTGGAGGTCGTCGCGGAAGGCGTGGAGGGGAAAGCCACGCCCGCGCCGGTGCGCACGGTGCAGGCCGCGCGGCAATGGACGTTGCCGGCGCTGCCCGCGGGTCGTTATCGCTGGACGGTGACGGCGGTGAGTCCGGAGCAGGGGCGGTCCCTGCCCTCCCAGACACGGCGCTTCGAGCTGGCCGCGGAATCGCTCGAACTCAACGTCAAGGTGAAGGACGGGTGGCAGAAGTAG
- a CDS encoding HD domain-containing phosphohydrolase, which translates to MRLFKAILLLMLVVSIIPTLMVGWLSVSHTRELLIRDAQELAQERVKQLRLKAESFLEDPTERVVGLSSVPGGFFTLPGDTQRLHIAAVLNQRPELLALTVFGADRQRLPGLQAFAVHDMAPSGVAEHEERARALLDEGLTGVRYSDVVASHGGAGGGPVVTLAFPVGDPVQGYMAADITLAGLRQMLAQERVGSTGFAYLADRHGRLITGGGDLGAVGDDVSKRLPLAHLLKQREGTPDTELFHVGNFGEGRDAVVSAYSVLPEAGWAIVSEQPVEHAYRQVETMERRILLGLGGAILVALVLAAIFSRNLTQPLKTFIATSLELARGKFGVEVHLKQKNELGELAQTFNYMSKQLMAYDMETRGLYESLEKGYLETIVALANSIDSKDAYTRGHSQRVGDVAVEIGKELKLTERELRQLQYGGILHDIGKIGIPENILCKQSRLTDQEMSLMREHPAIGDAIIGPVTFLGSVRACVRHHHERWDGTGYPDKLKGEAIPMLARIVACADTFDACTSTRPYQKAMPLEKAMEILDNLSGAQLDPKVVLALRAVLAQRGVRLEGHRQPVKLAS; encoded by the coding sequence GTGCGACTTTTCAAAGCCATCCTCCTCCTGATGCTGGTCGTCAGCATCATCCCCACGCTGATGGTGGGCTGGTTGTCGGTGTCCCATACGCGCGAGCTGCTCATCCGCGACGCGCAGGAGCTGGCCCAGGAGCGGGTGAAGCAGCTGCGGCTCAAGGCGGAGAGCTTCCTGGAGGACCCAACGGAGCGCGTGGTGGGGCTGTCCAGCGTGCCGGGCGGCTTCTTCACGCTGCCGGGCGACACGCAGCGGCTGCACATCGCGGCGGTGCTCAACCAGCGCCCGGAGTTGCTGGCGCTCACCGTGTTCGGCGCGGACCGGCAGCGGCTTCCCGGCCTGCAGGCCTTCGCGGTGCACGACATGGCGCCCAGCGGGGTGGCGGAGCACGAAGAGCGCGCGCGGGCCCTGTTGGATGAGGGGCTCACCGGGGTGCGCTACTCGGACGTGGTGGCGTCCCACGGCGGAGCCGGCGGCGGGCCGGTGGTGACGCTGGCCTTCCCCGTGGGCGACCCGGTGCAGGGCTACATGGCCGCGGACATCACGCTCGCAGGCCTGCGGCAGATGCTGGCGCAGGAGCGCGTGGGCAGCACGGGGTTCGCGTACCTGGCGGACCGGCACGGCCGCTTGATTACGGGCGGCGGCGACCTGGGCGCGGTGGGTGACGACGTGTCGAAGCGGCTGCCCCTGGCGCACCTGCTCAAGCAGCGCGAGGGCACACCCGACACGGAGCTGTTCCACGTGGGCAACTTCGGCGAGGGGCGCGACGCGGTGGTGTCCGCGTACTCGGTGCTGCCGGAGGCGGGCTGGGCCATTGTCTCCGAGCAGCCGGTGGAGCATGCGTACCGCCAGGTGGAGACCATGGAGCGGCGCATCCTCCTGGGCCTGGGCGGCGCCATCCTGGTGGCGCTGGTGCTGGCGGCCATCTTCTCCCGCAACCTCACGCAGCCGCTGAAGACCTTCATCGCGACGTCGCTGGAGCTGGCGCGCGGCAAGTTCGGCGTGGAGGTGCACCTGAAGCAGAAGAACGAGCTGGGGGAGCTGGCCCAGACGTTCAACTACATGAGCAAGCAGCTCATGGCGTACGACATGGAGACGCGCGGCCTCTACGAGAGTCTGGAGAAGGGCTACCTGGAGACCATCGTCGCGCTGGCCAACTCCATCGACTCCAAGGACGCGTACACGCGTGGCCACAGCCAGCGGGTGGGCGACGTGGCGGTGGAGATTGGCAAGGAGCTGAAGCTCACCGAGCGCGAGCTTCGGCAACTGCAGTACGGCGGCATCCTCCACGACATCGGGAAGATTGGCATTCCGGAGAACATCCTCTGCAAGCAGTCCCGGCTCACCGACCAGGAGATGTCCCTGATGCGCGAGCACCCCGCCATCGGTGACGCCATCATCGGGCCGGTGACGTTCCTGGGCTCGGTGCGCGCGTGCGTGCGCCACCACCACGAGCGCTGGGACGGCACGGGCTACCCGGACAAGCTCAAGGGCGAGGCCATTCCGATGCTCGCGCGCATCGTGGCGTGCGCGGACACCTTCGATGCGTGCACCTCCACGCGCCCCTACCAGAAGGCCATGCCGCTGGAGAAGGCGATGGAGATCCTGGACAACCTGAGCGGCGCGCAGCTGGACCCCAAGGTGGTGCTGGCGCTGCGCGCGGTGCTGGCCCAGCGGGGCGTGCGGCTGGAAGGCCACCGGCAGCCCGTCAAGCTGGCTTCCTGA
- a CDS encoding DUF971 domain-containing protein has product MVGRGCCSKALEGVPVSNFWDRIKPAPKPVSATDAKLSADGESLTLTWDDGVTTTATAQVLRQQCPCAACVDEWTAKRTLDPSQVPANLRVLQMQPVGNYALAFVFSDQHTTGIYPWNHLREITQSQG; this is encoded by the coding sequence ATGGTAGGGAGGGGCTGCTGCTCCAAAGCCTTGGAAGGTGTACCGGTGAGCAATTTCTGGGATCGCATCAAGCCCGCGCCCAAGCCCGTCAGCGCGACGGATGCGAAGCTGTCCGCGGACGGCGAGTCGCTGACGCTGACGTGGGATGACGGCGTGACGACGACCGCCACCGCGCAGGTGCTGCGCCAGCAGTGCCCGTGCGCCGCGTGCGTGGACGAGTGGACGGCGAAGCGCACGCTGGACCCCTCGCAGGTGCCCGCGAACCTGCGCGTGTTGCAGATGCAGCCGGTGGGCAACTACGCGCTCGCGTTCGTCTTCAGCGACCAGCACACCACGGGCATCTACCCGTGGAACCACCTGCGCGAAATCACCCAATCGCAGGGGTGA